A stretch of the Lactuca sativa cultivar Salinas chromosome 9, Lsat_Salinas_v11, whole genome shotgun sequence genome encodes the following:
- the LOC111882738 gene encoding uncharacterized protein LOC111882738 has translation MGESPDTMDDYMRMSERTARESLYTLSMGVVETFRDVYLRKPSLHDLQELYVAHKERHGFPGMIGSIDCTHWKWKNCPVAWKGQYTSGHHGSPSLVLKVVASQDLWIWHAFFGVAGSNNDVNVLDQSPIFDDLLNVKVSDAPFTVNGNEYKYEYYLTDGIYHQYSTFVKAFRHPVEERDNFFKRRQ, from the coding sequence ATGGGGGAGTCACCCGACACCATGGACGACTATATGAGAATGTCCgaaagaaccgcaagagagagtttGTATACATTGTCAATGGGTGTTGTTGAAACTTTTAGAGACGTGTATTTGCGAAAACCTTCGTTGCATGATTTGCAAGAATTGTATGTGGCGCATAAAGAACGCCATGGGTTTCCCGGAATGATAGGAAGCATTGATTGCACACACTGGAAATGGAAAAATTGTCCGGTAGCATGGAAAGGGCAATACACAAGTGGTCATCACGGATCACCTTCGTTGGTGTTAAAGGTTGTGGCTTCtcaagatttatggatttggcATGCATTTTTTGGGGTTGCAGGTTCCAACAACGACGTCAACGTTCTTGATCAGTCGCCAATATTCGACGATCTTTTGAATGTAAAAGTCTCAGATGCTCCTTTCACGGTAAATGGAAACGAGTACAAATATGAGTATTACCTTACAGATGGAATATATCATCAGTATTCCACATTCGTAAAGGCATTCCGCCACCCGGTAGAAGAACGAGACAATTTTTTTAAGAGAAGACAATAA
- the LOC111882706 gene encoding mitochondrial uncoupling protein 1 has product MVAGDSKSDISFAGTFASSAFAACFAEICTIPLDTAKVRLQLQKKAVAGDGIALPKYKGMLGTVGTIAREEGLASLWKGIVPGLHRQCLFGGLRIGLYEPIKNLYVGENFVGDVPLTTKILAGLTTGALAISVANPTDLVKVRLQAEGKLAAGVPRRYSGALNAYSTIVKQEGVRALWTGLGPNVARNAIINAAELASYDQVKQTILKIPGFTDNVLTHLLSGLGAGFVAVCVGSPVDVVKSRMMGDSSYKGTIDCFVKTLKNDGPLAFYKGFIPNFGRLGSWNVIMFLTLEQAKKFVKSIESA; this is encoded by the exons ATGGTAGCCGGCGATTCCAAATCCGACATTTCTTTCGCCGGTACTTTCGCCAGCAGCGCTTTCGCCGCTTGTTTCGCGGAG ATTTGTACAATTCCATTAGACACAGCAAAGGTGAGGCTTCAGCTACAAAAGAAAGCAGTTGCAGGAGATGGAATCGCTTTACCTAAATACAAGGGAATGCTAGGTACTGTAGGAACTATCGCAAGAGAAGAAGGTCTTGCTTCGTTGTGGAAAGGCATTGTTCCTGGATTACATCGTCAATGTCTCTTTGGAGGTTTAAGAATTGGGCTGTATGAACCT ATTAAAAACTTATATGTAGGTGAGAACTTTGTTGGAGATGTTCCTTTGACCACTAAAATACTTGCAGGACTCACAACTG GTGCTCTTGCAATATCTGTGGCAAATCCTACTGATTTAGTAAAAGTTCGCCTTCAAGCTGAAGGAAAATTAGCTGCTGGTGTGCCTAGGCGTTACTCTGGTGCATTAAATGCTTATTCAACAATTGTGAAACAA GAAGGAGTTCGAGCTCTATGGACTGGACTCGGGCCGAATGTTGCCCGTAATGCAATAATAAATGCAGCCGAATTAGCGAGTTATGATCAAGTGAAACAG ACAATTCTCAAGATCCCGGGGTTCACTGATAATGTTCTTACCCATTTATTATCGGGTTTAGGTGCGGGATTTGTTGCTGTTTGTGTTGGATCCCCAGTTGATGTG GTTAAATCAagaatgatgggagattcaagtTACAAAGGCACCATTGATTGCTTTGTGAAGACATTGAAGAATGAT GGACCATTGGCTTTTTACAAAGGCTTTATCCCAAATTTTGGAAGATTAGGTTCTTGGAATGTCATCATGTTTCTCACCTTGGAGCAG GCGAAGAAGTTCGTTAAAAGCATTGAGTCTGCATGA
- the LOC111882737 gene encoding putative receptor protein kinase ZmPK1: protein MTKTVFLLLFCCLIKSSVSKNTIQDRLNRGSFLSVDDDAHLITSRDKTFTCGFYGFQTNAYWFAIWFTNSKDRTVVWTANSNKPVNGHGSKLTLHANGAMVLTDIDGTTVWGTNTTSTDVDRAVLLNTGNLVLMNTKGQILWQSFDYPTDTLLPSQTLTKSKSLKSTLRKGSFQPGYYSFSYNSINILILLYDGPEISSVYWPSPDPGFNIWDYRRTSYNSSRIAVFNDLGVFKSSDLLRFNASDMGFGIRRRLTMDYDGNLRFYSLNESTGLWSISWQAVAQPCNIHGICGRNGICVYGGKPECSCPPHYEWSEPTDFSQGCKPTFNRTCVNSTRFGFLPMRYTDYFGFDLKFSSSISFESCRNMCLADCRCQAFVYKLPGIGDCYVKSALFNGYRYPKFAGTIYLKIPIGMQTPESSSIPTGSKASCSDVPVTIGFPSMYESSGGKVKWVYLYSFAIAFGLVEALVIVMGWWIFYGNNELLKNLEEGYRMVSSQFRGFSYKELMRATENFKVEIGRGGSGVVYKGILEDERVVAVKRLGDVSDGGEFLTELSTIGRINHMNLVRMWGFCSQRQHKLLVYEYVENESLDKRLFSTTFLQWKERFEVAIGIAKGLAYLHHECLEWVIHCDVKPENILLDGAFQPKIADFGLAKLSQRGGPNSNFTQVRGTKGYMAPEWAHNLPITAKVDVYSYGVVILELTKGIRLSNVSVHGGEEEESELMRFARGTKTKIREEKGLWIEEIVDPRLGGLFSRKQAATLVEVGLSCVEKDRHKRPTMDSVVQVLVDCEPE, encoded by the coding sequence ATGACGAAAACAGTCTTTCTCCTCCTCTTCTGTTGCTTGATAAAATCTTCCGTATCAAAGAACACAATACAGGATCGTCTTAATAGAGGCTCGTTTCTCTCCGTCGATGATGATGCACACCTCATAACTTCCCGTGACAAAACTTTTACATGCGGCTTCTATGGTTTTCAAACCAATGCTTACTGGTTTGCAATCTGGTTTACAAATTCCAAAGATCGCACTGTGGTTTGGACAGCGAACAGCAACAAACCTGTCAATGGCCATGGCTCAAAGTTGACACTTCATGCAAACGGTGCCATGGTTTTGACTGATATAGATGGCACCACTGTGTGGGGGACCAACACAACGTCCACAGATGTAGATCGAGCAGTGCTTCTGAATACTGGTAATCTGGTATTGATGAACACGAAAGGTCAGATTCTTTGGCAAAGCTTTGATTACCCAACTGatactcttttaccttctcaaaCATTAACGAAGAGCAAAAGCTTGAAATCTACTTTAAGAAAAGGTAGTTTTCAACCTGGATATTATAGTTTCAGTTATAATAGTATTAACATTTTAATACTGCTTTATGATGGCCCAGAAATATCAAGTGTGTACTGGCCTAGTCCTGATCCAGGATTTAATATTTGGGATTACCGAAGAACCTCCTATAACAGTAGCAGAATCGCAGTCTTTAATGATTTGGGTGTATTTAAGTCAAGCGATCTGTTGCGGTTTAATGCTTCAGATATGGGTTTTGGGATCAGAAGGAGGTTAACCATGGACTACGATGGTAATCTCAGATTCTATAGCTTGAATGAATCAACAGGATTATGGTCGATCTCATGGCAAGCTGTTGCACAACCATGTAATATCCATGGAATCTGTGGGAGGAACGGGATTTGTGTTTATGGAGGAAAACCTGAATGCTCATGCCCTCCTCATTACGAGTGGAGTGAACCTACTGATTTTAGTCAAGGTTGTAAGCCTACTTTCAACAGAACATGTGTAAACTCCACAAGGTTTGGATTTTTGCCAATGCGGTATACTGATTACTTTGGCTTTGATCTAAAATTCTCATCATCCATTTCGTTTGAATCTTGTAGAAACATGTGCTTGGCAGATTGTCGTTGTCAAGCATTTGTTTATAAGCTACCAGGTATAGGTGATTGCTATGTTAAAAGTGCTCTCTTCAACGGTTATCGGTATCCTAAATTCGCAGGAACCATTTACTTAAAAATACCAATAGGCATGCAAACGCCAGAATCTTCCTCAATCCCTACTGGTTCAAAGGCGTCATGTTCAGATGTCCCCGTTACGATTGGTTTTCCATCTATGTATGAATCATCTGGAGGAAAGGTGAAATGGGTTTATCTTTACTCGTTTGCTATAGCTTTTGGTTTAGTTGAAGCTTTGGTTATCGTAATGGGCTGGTGGATATTCTATGGAAACAACGAATTACTAAAGAATCTAGAAGAAGGGTATCGTATGGtatctagtcaatttagagggTTTAGTTATAAAGAGTTGATGAGGGCAACAGAGAACTTTAAGGTGGAGATAGGCCGAGGAGGGTCAGGAGTTGTGTATAAAGGGATTCTGGAAGACGAAAGGGTGGTGGCTGTGAAAAGATTGGGAGATGTGAGTGACGGGGGAGAGTTTTTGACAGAATTGAGCACCATAGGTAGAATCAATCACATGAATCTGGTGAGAATGTGGGGATTCTGTTCACAGAGACAACACAAACTTCTAGTTTACGAATATGTAGAAAATGAATCTCTTGACAAGAGATTGTTCTCCACGACTTTTCTTCAATGGAAAGAAAGGTTCGAAGTTGCGATAGGCATTGCAAAAGGCTTGGCTTATCTACACCATGAGTGCCTAGAATGGGTGATTCATTGTGATGTAAAGCCAGAAAACATTCTTTTAGATGGTGCATTCCAACCAAAGATTGCAGATTTTGGTCTCGCAAAGTTATCTCAAAGAGGTGGACCAAACTCGAATTTCACTCAGGTCAGGGGGACAAAAGGGTATATGGCTCCGGAATGGGCTCACAACCTGCCTATCACAGCAAAAGTTGATGTGTACAGCTATGGCGTTGTGATTTTAGAATTGACAAAGGGAATTCGgctttctaatgtaagtgttcaTGGAGGAGAAGAGGAAGAATCAGAGCTCATGAGGTTTGCAAGGGGAACAAAAACAAAGATTCGAGAAGAAAAAGGATTATGGATTGAAGAGATCGTTGATCCGAGGTTGGGAGGGTTATTTAGTAGGAAGCAGGCCGCAACATTGGTTGAGGTCGGTCTTAGTTGTGTTGAGAAAGACAGACATAAAAGGCCTACAATGGATTCAGTAGTCCAAGTTCTCGTTGATTGCGAGCCTGAGTAG